CCTCCTGGGCAACCTGCTGGCCCTGGGGCTGCTGGCGCGCTCGGGGCTGGGGTGGTGCTCGCGGCGTCCACTGCGCCCGCTGCCCTCGGTCTTCTACGTGCTGGTGTGTGGCCTGACGGTCACCGACTTGCTGGGCAAGTGCCTCCTAAGCCCAGTGGTGCTGGCTGCCTACGCTCAGAACCGGAGTCTGCGGGTGCTTGCGCCCGCATTGGACAACTCCTTGTGCCAAGCCTTCGCATTCTTCATGTCTTTCTTTGGGCTCTCCTCGACACTGCAACTCCTGGCCATGGCACTGGAGTGCTGGCTCTCCCTAGGGCACCCCTTCTTCTACCAGCGGCACATCACCCTGCGCCTGGGCGCACTGGTGGCCCCGGTGGTGAGCGCCTTCTCCCTGGCTTTCTGCGCGCTACCTTTCATGGGCTTCGGGAAGTTCGTGCAGTACTGCCCCGGCACCTGGTGCTTTATCCAGATGGTCCACGAGGAGGGCTCGCTGTCGGTGCTGGGGTACT
The genomic region above belongs to Pongo pygmaeus isolate AG05252 chromosome 15, NHGRI_mPonPyg2-v2.0_pri, whole genome shotgun sequence and contains:
- the PTGDR gene encoding prostaglandin D2 receptor isoform X2 yields the protein MKSPFYRCQNTTSVEKGNSAVMGWVLFTTGLLGNLLALGLLARSGLGWCSRRPLRPLPSVFYVLVCGLTVTDLLGKCLLSPVVLAAYAQNRSLRVLAPALDNSLCQAFAFFMSFFGLSSTLQLLAMALECWLSLGHPFFYQRHITLRLGALVAPVVSAFSLAFCALPFMGFGKFVQYCPGTWCFIQMVHEEGSLSVLGYSVLYSSLMALLVLATVLCNLGAMRNLYAMHRRLQRHPRSCTRDRAEPRADGREASPQPLEELDHLLLLALMTVLFTMCSLPVIV